The window TTGCCTTTCGCCATCAAACCGCCGTCCTCGTGATTTCAGCACGTGTCACTGAATGACGCCGTTTCGAGTCGGTAACGACAACCAATGACGACGCAGATTCGATTGATAAATTATGACAGCCGATTAACGAATGACAGCTTTCCGAATGACAGCCGAGcacatttatttgttttgttaaagATTTGTGGTACCCAAAACGTGCTTCACTACGTGCTTTCTTACATCAATTTCGCTTCGTAGATGGAGGTCATTGTATCGCttcaatttttttgcaatttatttttattttttaagactTCCATCTCACATTATAAAATGGACCCCTGGCCTAATGAACGCAATATAAGCGGCTGCGTAGAAAAATCTCCCAAGGAAAAGAACTTTCAGTTCAAGCCAAAACATTCCTACGTCGCTTATGTTGACAAACTTGTTAGATGACCTTGGATAGTCAatactttccagcaataaatagataacaatgaaatgattgttgGTCAACAGTCGTGCGTCGAAGGTCGTTTTCAAATTATTCTAGTAGTTTCTGGTGACGTATCCCAATATCATACATCTGAGACGAACTGAGGAAAAGGGTAATCAATATCAATGTGAAAATTGGGAGAGTGTAGGGTCCTTGCGGTTAGGAAATGCtttattttccacagttttAGCGCAAATGGCCCGGTTTTTTTAATATGAGTGGACTTCGAATGTATTAAGCCAACAAATTAATTGTCTTTTTCAAAGAACGGGGATAATCATGATCTAGACGGAAGTGGAGGACCTGGAGAAAGGTTTTACCGACCCAATCGCACCCTTCTACATGGGGTAAAATTAACGGGAAACCTCCCTATCCCTCCCCCACCGATCGTTCCAACCCCGCCCACTAAAGAATTGCCAGGTTTTTATAAAGAACAACTGCTTTCTAGAGGAGCAATAGGTCAGTGTAAAATAAAGACTAATAGCTTATAATGTAATTGTTGAAAAAGCTCAAACCCTTCAGAAGTGCTAACctcaggcctaattaggccaaaacaatatttaggcttaactgttggCACTTGgcaaagttgaggttttaaacctttgcaaaaaccgtggacgataagtcttgcacagcgttggatcagagaggatcgcgatcagtcaaaattgattaaaaaatatttatgatatGAACggctgataaaacaacgcgaaaatgttttttttttatttaatgtgtTTTTATTTGTTAGCACTTCttaagggtttgggctttttcgacttttacattataaccttagtcttCGTTTTTTTCCCTGATCTTCAGTCTGTATTTTCACTGACCAAGGAACGATTTAATTCCCAACGCATTACCAGGCGTTCTTttttccgaagatttccgaatATAAATTTTCTCGCCTCGGAAAAAAAAACCGAGACTTCCTGGTGAAAATTGTACGTTGTATATGGGAATCGACGTGTCGCTCTTTGAAGCGAAAAAGAGGCCTTCATGCGCTTACTTCACTGCAGTGTGGCgttatttttttaagaaattgtccggtattttaaaataattcttttgttattgtttttttaatggACTTTGCTTAATCAGAGCAAGTTTATAGGCTTCTTCGCTTTTCACCATCTGTTCCAATTTAAATGTACGTGGCATGTCCAGAGCAACGTGGAAATTCATTTTCGTCCTTGTATCGTTATGGCTTCTTATTCTTGGTTACATGGGCTGGCAGCTTTTGTCGGTTGCGGAAGATTCCATCCGAAACGAAGCGGCTGTTGCACTGAAAAAACGACAAATGGAATTGTTAACTTTCCAGTTTGAGGAACTGAAGAAAAAGTTTTCAGAGATTCAAGGTATTAAGAGTAAGTTGGAAATCGAAGTTAAAGAAATTAGAAGGAAAAATTTAGACCTGGAGCAAAGACTTAAGACTGTTAATAATAAtgttccctccttggctccgtCCAGAAAGAGTGAACAGAAAGATGACTCGGTTCAGAAATTTACTGCAAATGTAAGTGCAGTGCCGCCGAGCAAGAAATTCTTAACTATTAGACGAAGAGCAGAAAAAACATTAACAGAATTATGGTACTTCATAAGCTCAGAAGTAAGCAAGGTTAAGACGTTTGCCAGCGgaaaagtgaaagaaaagctAAGTGATATTATGGGTACTGTTGAAGACATGCACCATATGCTGTCCATAAACTTTGAGGAGCTGAAAACGATGAATGGGCAGCGAGAATGGTTAGAAAAAGAACATAAATTTCTCAGTGATATTGTGCAAAAGCGGCTACACAGATTACAGCATCCAAAAGATTGCAATGTAGCAAAGAAGCTTGTGTGTCAATTGAACAAAGGTTGCGGTTATGGCTGCCAGGTTCACCACTTGATGTATTGTTTCATAATCGCCTATGGCCTGCAAAGAACCCTCATATTGGATTCGAATGGCTGGCGTTATTCCCCCAATGGCTGGAATGGCATCTTTAAACCTGTTAGTGAAACATGTACCTCTTATCGGGGAAGTCTGGGCTATTGGAGTGGGGAGGCTTCTAATAGagaacaaaatattttattgccAATTGTTGACAGTTTATTTCCACGTCCAAAATATATGCCATTGGCAGTGCCCAGGGATCTCGCCCCAAGAATACAACAAATTCACAGTCATCCATTTGTTTGGTGGATTGGTCAATTTACAAAGTACTTATTCCGTTTTTCTGCTGAAACTCAAGACAAAATAGACGAAAAGAGAGCTCTTCTGGGTTTTAAGAAACCTATTGTTGGGTAagtctttattttaaaaatttccctTTTAGCATACCCTGTAATATTACCCTTAGGGTGTGCCAGGTTTGGGGAGGGGGTGGgaattacatacatacatacatacatacatacatactttattcaGAATCCCTTCAATAGGGCTTTTCAGTCacaatgttaaaaaaaagaagaaaacttatttacagtaatttaattaaaattaaaatatattcaaaatcattcaaaataTATCCAAAATTACTTCGTGTAGAacatattattaaaaagtgtccgcttaaaaatatcaatttctTTAGTATTCTTGATGTTGTCAGGTAGCCCATTCCATTCCTGTAGACGGCGAAAATAAAATGCCCTTTGTCCCAACGACAATCTACATCGGGGGATCACAAAATTATTA of the Montipora foliosa isolate CH-2021 chromosome 14, ASM3666993v2, whole genome shotgun sequence genome contains:
- the LOC137984751 gene encoding alpha-(1,6)-fucosyltransferase-like produces the protein MSRATWKFIFVLVSLWLLILGYMGWQLLSVAEDSIRNEAAVALKKRQMELLTFQFEELKKKFSEIQGIKSKLEIEVKEIRRKNLDLEQRLKTVNNNVPSLAPSRKSEQKDDSVQKFTANVSAVPPSKKFLTIRRRAEKTLTELWYFISSEVSKVKTFASGKVKEKLSDIMGTVEDMHHMLSINFEELKTMNGQREWLEKEHKFLSDIVQKRLHRLQHPKDCNVAKKLVCQLNKGCGYGCQVHHLMYCFIIAYGLQRTLILDSNGWRYSPNGWNGIFKPVSETCTSYRGSLGYWSGEASNREQNILLPIVDSLFPRPKYMPLAVPRDLAPRIQQIHSHPFVWWIGQFTKYLFRFSAETQDKIDEKRALLGFKKPIVGVQVRRTDKINTEAAFHSIEEYMYWVDLFYNKLERVQHVEKRRVFLATDDGNLLPEAKMKYENYEFISDQEISKSAGLNSRYSDTSLHGVVFDIQMLSECDYLVCTFSSQVCRVAYEIMQASQPDSAKKFQSLDDIYYFGGQSGHDVRAIYPHKAKDSSEIDLSVGDRIGIAGNHWDGFSKGTVHQKGREGLFPSYKVEDVMDVEDFPTYDEV